The Delphinus delphis chromosome 2, mDelDel1.2, whole genome shotgun sequence genome contains a region encoding:
- the LOC132420640 gene encoding isopentenyl-diphosphate Delta-isomerase 1 isoform X1: MWRSLARARAIGRAALGGRARAGGGPCAWELGLQEASAAECRPAVGLLVRSLGRRAGWAAMPEVSTDELDERQVQLLAEMCILIDENDRRIGAETKKNCHLNENIERGLLHRAFSVFLFNTENKLLLQQRSDAKITFPGCFTNTCCSHPLNNPRELEENNAIGVRRAAQRRLKAELGIPMEEVPPEEINYLTRIHYKAQSDGIWGEHEIDYILFVKKNVTLNPDPNEIKSYCYVSKEELEELLEKAAHGEIKITPWFQIIAETFLFRWWDNLNHLNQFVDHEKIHRM; encoded by the exons ATGTGGCGCTCTCTGGCGCGGGCGCGGGCGATTGGGCGCGCGGCGTTGGGAGGCCGGGCTCGGGCCGGGGGCGGGCCCTGTGCTTGGGAGCTAGGCCTGCAGGAGGCGAGCGCTGCGGAGTGTCGTCCCGCTGTCGGTCTGCTTGTGAG ATCCCTGGGTAGGCGCGCAGGCTGGGCCGCGATGCCCGAGGTGAGCACTGATGAGCTGGACGAGCGGCAGGTGCAGCTCTTGGCGGAGATGTGCATACTCATCGACGAGAACGACCGGAGGATCGGGGCGGAGACCAAGAAGAACTGCCATCTGAACGAGAACATCGAGAGAG gATTATTGCATCGAGCTTTTAGTGTTTTCTTATTCAACACTGAAAATAagctcctgctgcagcagagaTCAGACGCTAAAATTACCTTTCCAG GTTGTTTTACTAATACTTGCTGTAGTCATCCCTTAAATAATCCACGAGAGCTTGAAGAAAACAATGCAATTGGAGTAAGGCGAGCAGCACAGAGGCGTTTAAAGGCTGAGTTGGGAATTCCCATGGAAGAG GTTCCTCCAGAAGAAATTAATTATCTAACACGAATTCATTACAAGGCTCAATCTGATGGTATCTGGGGAGAACATGAAATTGATTACATTTTGTTTGTGAAGAAGAATGTGACCTTGAATCCAGATCCCAATGAGATTAAAAGCTATTGTTACGTATCAAAGGAAGAACTAGAAGAActtctggaaaaggcagcccATGGTGAAATTAAGATAACTCCGTGGTTTCAAATTATTGCAGAGACTTTTCTCTTTAGGTGGTGGGATAACTTAAATCATTTGAATCAGTTTGTTGACCATGagaaaatacacagaatgtaG
- the LOC132420640 gene encoding isopentenyl-diphosphate Delta-isomerase 1 isoform X3: protein MWRSLARARAIGRAALGGRARAGGGPCAWELGLQEASAAECRPAVGLLVRSLGRRAGWAAMPEVSTDELDERQVQLLAEMCILIDENDRRIGAETKKNCHLNENIERGLLHRAFSVFLFNTENKLLLQQRSDAKITFPGCFTNTCCSHPLNNPRELEENNAIGVRRAAQRRLKAELGIPMEEVFGVLS from the exons ATGTGGCGCTCTCTGGCGCGGGCGCGGGCGATTGGGCGCGCGGCGTTGGGAGGCCGGGCTCGGGCCGGGGGCGGGCCCTGTGCTTGGGAGCTAGGCCTGCAGGAGGCGAGCGCTGCGGAGTGTCGTCCCGCTGTCGGTCTGCTTGTGAG ATCCCTGGGTAGGCGCGCAGGCTGGGCCGCGATGCCCGAGGTGAGCACTGATGAGCTGGACGAGCGGCAGGTGCAGCTCTTGGCGGAGATGTGCATACTCATCGACGAGAACGACCGGAGGATCGGGGCGGAGACCAAGAAGAACTGCCATCTGAACGAGAACATCGAGAGAG gATTATTGCATCGAGCTTTTAGTGTTTTCTTATTCAACACTGAAAATAagctcctgctgcagcagagaTCAGACGCTAAAATTACCTTTCCAG GTTGTTTTACTAATACTTGCTGTAGTCATCCCTTAAATAATCCACGAGAGCTTGAAGAAAACAATGCAATTGGAGTAAGGCGAGCAGCACAGAGGCGTTTAAAGGCTGAGTTGGGAATTCCCATGGAAGAG gtttttggggttttgtcCTAG
- the LOC132420640 gene encoding isopentenyl-diphosphate Delta-isomerase 1 isoform X2, which produces MPEVSTDELDERQVQLLAEMCILIDENDRRIGAETKKNCHLNENIERGLLHRAFSVFLFNTENKLLLQQRSDAKITFPGCFTNTCCSHPLNNPRELEENNAIGVRRAAQRRLKAELGIPMEEVPPEEINYLTRIHYKAQSDGIWGEHEIDYILFVKKNVTLNPDPNEIKSYCYVSKEELEELLEKAAHGEIKITPWFQIIAETFLFRWWDNLNHLNQFVDHEKIHRM; this is translated from the exons ATGCCCGAGGTGAGCACTGATGAGCTGGACGAGCGGCAGGTGCAGCTCTTGGCGGAGATGTGCATACTCATCGACGAGAACGACCGGAGGATCGGGGCGGAGACCAAGAAGAACTGCCATCTGAACGAGAACATCGAGAGAG gATTATTGCATCGAGCTTTTAGTGTTTTCTTATTCAACACTGAAAATAagctcctgctgcagcagagaTCAGACGCTAAAATTACCTTTCCAG GTTGTTTTACTAATACTTGCTGTAGTCATCCCTTAAATAATCCACGAGAGCTTGAAGAAAACAATGCAATTGGAGTAAGGCGAGCAGCACAGAGGCGTTTAAAGGCTGAGTTGGGAATTCCCATGGAAGAG GTTCCTCCAGAAGAAATTAATTATCTAACACGAATTCATTACAAGGCTCAATCTGATGGTATCTGGGGAGAACATGAAATTGATTACATTTTGTTTGTGAAGAAGAATGTGACCTTGAATCCAGATCCCAATGAGATTAAAAGCTATTGTTACGTATCAAAGGAAGAACTAGAAGAActtctggaaaaggcagcccATGGTGAAATTAAGATAACTCCGTGGTTTCAAATTATTGCAGAGACTTTTCTCTTTAGGTGGTGGGATAACTTAAATCATTTGAATCAGTTTGTTGACCATGagaaaatacacagaatgtaG